The DNA window CGAGAATGAGGGCGCCGCCGCCCGGCGAGTTCGCCATGCAGGCCACCTCGTCCGCGAGTTTCACGGCGGCAGTGGGGTTCTGCTCGCCACCGGGCTCGAGGTCCGGGCCGTTGCGCCGTCCGGCCTCCTCCTTGAAGTCGATGGAGGATGTCTCGGTGACTCGCGTAATGGCGCCGTTGCGCTCCGAGGCGAGGATCTCGTCGACGTCGCGGCGCAACTGATCCCGACGGTCCAGGCCGGTTGAACGCATGACGCCCCTCCCCCAAAGCTCTGCGATCTCGCAGAATGTTGATTTAGCCTACCCCTAATTCAACATGGTTGGGGCATTCGGGCGGATCCGTGATGATTTCGGCGACGGAGTCGGGGCCGCCGGGCGGATCGGGCGGGCGCTCACCGGGGCCGGGCGGGACTCCGAGCGCCGCGCCGCCGTGTCCGCGCACCGCGGGGCCCGCGGCTCAGCCCCGGTACCAGCCCTGGTAGACGAAGGGGAAGGGGATGTTGCCGCGCATGCCGATGGAGGCGGAGACAACGTTCTTGGCCGTCACCGCGGCCTCCAGCGGCGTCGCCCCCTTGGCGAGCTCGGCGGTCACCGCCGCCGCCAGCGTGCAGCCAGCGCCGTGCACGCGCTCGGTCCCCACCGCCGGGACCTCCAGGACCTCCAGCGTCCGGCCGTCGTAGAAGACGTCCAGGGCCGTGCCGGTGCCCAGGGAGGGGCCCGCCTTGGCGAGCACGTTGGGCACGCCCTGGTCGTGGATGCGCTTGGCGGCGTTCTTGAGTGCCTCGACGCTGGTGATCTTCTCCACGCCGGCCAGGGTCGCCGACTCGAAGAGGTTGGGGGTGACCATGGTGGCGCGCGGCAGGATCTTGGAGCGCAGCGCGTCGTCCACCGCGCGGGCGGAGGCGAATTCCTGGCCCTTGCAGATGAGCACCGGGTCGAGCACGACCGTGGGGAACCGGTACTCCTCCAGGGCGGCCTCGACGACGTCGATGGTGGGGGCGGTGCCGAGCATGCCGATCTTGACGGCGGCGATCGCCGTGTGCACGCCCGCGCAGGCCTCGATCTGGTCGTGGATGACCTGGGGGTCCACCGGCACGAAGCGGTGCTCGAAGCCGGCCTTGGGGTCCATGGACACGATGCAGGTCAGGGCGGTGCAGCCGAAGACGCCGAGCTGGTGGAAGGTCTTGAGGTCGGTCTGGGCGCCCGCGCCTCCGGAGGCCTCCGAGCCGGCGATGGCCAGGACGACGGGCGGGACGGGCCGTTCAGGAATGGATGTCATGACTCCTAGGGTGCCCCCGATGGGGCTCTGCGGCCAAGGGGCGTCCACGACGTGACCGGTCCGCGCTGCCGGCAGCCCCGCCCGGCGTCGGGCGGAAACGCCGGGCGGGACCGGCCGCTCAGACGCCGTCGGCCCCGCCCGGTCCTCCCGGCCCACTCAGGCGCTGGCGACGGTGAAACGGGCCCCGCGGTGGGCGTCCCGCTCGGCCTCGTCGACCAGCGCCAGGGCGAAGTCGGCGGTTGAGAGCGCCGGGCCGGCCGGGGAGTCGGCGCCGCTTACGTAGGCGCCGCTGGACTTGTCCACCGGGTAGGCCGGCGCGGGAGAGACGAGCGTCCACGCCACGGCGTCGCCCGCGGCGCGGAAGAGCTCGAGGACCTCGGCGAAGGCCAGGGCCTCGCCCCGGTAGTCCTCCGGGAAGGCCGGGTCGTCGACGAGGCGGCGGCCCTCGGCGTCGAGCAGGGAGCCCGCCCCGCCGACGACGACGAGACGGCCCGTCGGGCGCGCCGCGATGAGTGCGGCGAAGGCGTCGACCACGGGCCGGGCGGAGCCGCCGCTGCGGTCGGGGGAG is part of the Actinomyces sp. oral taxon 414 genome and encodes:
- a CDS encoding NAD(P)-dependent oxidoreductase, translated to MKITVIGGSGATGSAVVAEAARRGHSVTSVTRSGSPAAGAAADVVADLADTAAVVKLVNASDATVIAVSPDRSGGSARPVVDAFAALIAARPTGRLVVVGGAGSLLDAEGRRLVDDPAFPEDYRGEALAFAEVLELFRAAGDAVAWTLVSPAPAYPVDKSSGAYVSGADSPAGPALSTADFALALVDEAERDAHRGARFTVASA
- a CDS encoding hydroxymethylpyrimidine/phosphomethylpyrimidine kinase — its product is MTSIPERPVPPVVLAIAGSEASGGAGAQTDLKTFHQLGVFGCTALTCIVSMDPKAGFEHRFVPVDPQVIHDQIEACAGVHTAIAAVKIGMLGTAPTIDVVEAALEEYRFPTVVLDPVLICKGQEFASARAVDDALRSKILPRATMVTPNLFESATLAGVEKITSVEALKNAAKRIHDQGVPNVLAKAGPSLGTGTALDVFYDGRTLEVLEVPAVGTERVHGAGCTLAAAVTAELAKGATPLEAAVTAKNVVSASIGMRGNIPFPFVYQGWYRG